One genomic region from Salmo salar unplaced genomic scaffold, Ssal_v3.1, whole genome shotgun sequence encodes:
- the LOC123739196 gene encoding zona pellucida sperm-binding protein 3-like, translating into MTCDLELNSTKTKSPITEDSLIYTNLLRYTPRTTPDGVIRMVGAVIPIECHYERKYSLDSYSLQPTWIPFTATVSAEDTLQFSLKLMTSDWLYERGSGVYFLGDPINIEAPVRVAHHTRLRGICFIESDGCLTDSQLPGSRSGFMRRTQDNELGFHIDAFRFYQEDGAELYITCHLMAVPVMDHAEPSNKACSFIDGRWRSADENDLLCGHCLSLSRQKGVDQAPAQRPLSPRLGGSQPEPRIYRNKPPVSGYYFGPHNGPPK; encoded by the exons ATGACCTGCGACTTGGAGTTGAACAGTACTAAGACCAAGAGCCCT ATAACCGAAGactcattgatctacacaaaCCTCCTCAGATATACACCCAGAACCACACCAGATGGGGTTATTCGAATGGTTGGTGCTGTAATCCCAATTGAGTGTCATTATGAAAG GAAGTACAGTTTGGACAGTTATTCTCTCCAGCCGACCTGGATCCCTTTCACCGCCACAGTGTCTGCTGAAGACACCCTGCAGTTCTCATTGAAGCTTATGACAA GTGACTGGCTCTATGAGCGGGGTTCTGGAGTCTACTTCCTGGGTGATCCCATCAACATTGAGGCGCCTGTCAGGGTTGCTCACCACACCAGGCTCAGGGGT ATATGTTTCATTGAGAGTGATGG GTGCTTGACGGATTCCCAGCTGCCTGGTTCCCGCTCTGGTTTCATGCGTAGAACCCAGGACAACGAGCTCGGGTTCCACATTGATGCCTTTAGGTTCTACCAGGAGGACGGGGCAGAG CTGTACATCACCTGCCACCTTATGGCAGTCCCTGTCATGGACCATGCAGAGCCTAGCAACAAGGCATGCTCCTTCATTGATGGCAG ATGGAGGTCTGCTGATGAGAATGATTTGCTATGTGGGCATTGTCTAAGCCTGAGTAGACAGAAGGGGGTTGATCAAGCTCCAGCACAACGTCCCCTCAGTCCAAGACTAGGTGGTAGCCAACCTGAACCCCGGATCTACCGCAACAAACCCCCAGTCTCTG GATACTACTTTGGGCCCCATAATGGTCCTCCCAAGTAA